Part of the Amphiura filiformis chromosome 9, Afil_fr2py, whole genome shotgun sequence genome is shown below.
GTATGTTTGCCGCTCTTTAGACTATCGCTGGGTACTTCCGCTCGGTCTTTACATAACAGCTATCCCATTCTGGTCTGCGTTATTTGTCAATGCAATCTTGAGTATTAACATTAGCGTGACACTTCATCAAAGAGAACCATTGACAGAGATTGGAAACCAAAAATCAACAAAACCGAAAACGGACACTACCAGAAATCAGGTTGCTAAAATGCTCATCGCCAACAACACCACGTTTTTCCTTCTCGCCGGACCAATCCAAGTCCTGACCCTCATTCAAATCATCGAATATCATTACGGTTCTTATCTCGTTGGAGAATTTGTATTCACGATATTGCTTTGGGTTGGGAGAGTTGCTGCTATTGCCAACAGCGCTGTTAACCCCATCATTTACAATGTAACCAATTCTCGATATCGAGCTGCATTTGCCAAGTGTTTTGGCTGCGCCAATGTGGAAGGAAGATCATCTAGTAAGAACGGAGACCGTACTAAGTCCTTACAGATATCAGCAATCTCAGGAAATCGCACACAAGTGAAATAATTATACTGATTTTTGACTTTATAGATGACAATATCTTATAACGTATTCGAATGTATTGATGACAAAATCTAATAAGATTTTATCAGTCGCAGTTTTAAAGTTGGTTGGGATGAATGCTTTTCAAACttgattaaaataataattgaaaatatataatttttgtaaATATGCAATTTATGTTAATTATGTTTCGTTACAAGTATAACTATAACTAGATACAGTATAGTCATGGTAGTTATACTGTAGTTAGTTATAGATATTTTCTCTCTCGGTTTTTCAAATACACGTATACGTTTTGTTTGGGACAAGAGTGTCTCTAAATGTATATTCATTTCAATTATATCCAGATGAAAGTCAGTTTTTAAATTATAGCTTAGGAAATTAAAATACAAGTAACGTAAAAGTGATGCGCCTTCATTTTGATTGCCGTTAAATTTGTTTAGATTCTTTGTCTTGGTGGCGCCACCGTTACCTTCACTCTCAGGATCAGTTTTCGTACATTGAACGTGAACAATATGAACCCTTGAATATCCTCATGACTTTGTTTGTATTTGTGTAagaaactcctcaacaaaagtttggaaaaatttccatctatatctcagattatttatgACATGTTTATCATTTGTATGTCAATGGATAGTTACTTGCTCCTCTTTACAATATGACACCACATTTAATTGAAACAACCACCTTTTTTACTGTTGTGGCAGTATGCGTATTTTTTTCCActatgattttttcactaattttacagtacaaaatagacaaaactcgttCATTTTGCTAAAAGTAAAAAGGCTTAAAAAATTATGCCAACCCCCTCCTCCCAAAACCACCACCACTTTTTAGATTTTAGAGGACCGCA
Proteins encoded:
- the LOC140160196 gene encoding thyrotropin-releasing hormone receptor-like; translated protein: MAIRYLWSYVHSDLAFDVPYKSSLGCVITTLPVYISLFSSFAFITLVIVERYFAICKPLYHRIVSSKGRSIKLVIATWFTAFVFAAIYTPNQSSLKFRCVKWPESELFAALPTKVYVCRSLDYRWVLPLGLYITAIPFWSALFVNAILSINISVTLHQREPLTEIGNQKSTKPKTDTTRNQVAKMLIANNTTFFLLAGPIQVLTLIQIIEYHYGSYLVGEFVFTILLWVGRVAAIANSAVNPIIYNVTNSRYRAAFAKCFGCANVEGRSSSKNGDRTKSLQISAISGNRTQVK